Proteins from one Magnetospirillum sp. WYHS-4 genomic window:
- the ubiE gene encoding bifunctional demethylmenaquinone methyltransferase/2-methoxy-6-polyprenyl-1,4-benzoquinol methylase UbiE, with the protein MTARETHFGFRNVPEDEKARMVRAVFDSVAPRYDLMNDLMSLGIHRLWKAAFVKDLKPRPSMRLLDVGGGTGDIAFRFLELGGREVTVCDINKEMLAVGRDRAIDRGLLKGLTWACGDAEGLPFPDSSFDAFTIAFCIRNVTRIPEALKEARRVLRPGGRFLCLEFSKVVLPVLDKLYDTYSFQVLPALGQLVADDREAYRYLAESIRRFPDQDEFSWMIGEAGLERVTYRNLTGGIAAIHSGWRL; encoded by the coding sequence ATGACGGCCAGGGAAACTCATTTCGGCTTCAGAAACGTGCCCGAGGACGAGAAGGCGCGGATGGTGCGCGCCGTCTTCGACAGTGTGGCGCCGCGCTACGACCTGATGAACGATCTGATGAGCCTGGGCATCCACCGATTGTGGAAGGCCGCTTTCGTCAAGGACCTGAAACCCCGGCCTTCCATGCGTCTTCTGGACGTGGGTGGCGGCACGGGCGATATCGCTTTCCGCTTCCTTGAATTGGGTGGGCGCGAGGTCACCGTCTGCGATATCAACAAGGAAATGCTGGCGGTCGGCCGCGACCGGGCCATCGACCGCGGCCTGCTGAAGGGGCTGACCTGGGCCTGCGGCGACGCGGAAGGCCTGCCGTTTCCCGATTCCTCCTTCGATGCCTTCACCATCGCCTTTTGCATCCGCAACGTCACCCGCATCCCCGAGGCGCTGAAGGAAGCGCGCCGGGTGCTGAGGCCGGGTGGACGCTTCCTGTGCCTGGAATTCAGCAAGGTGGTGCTGCCGGTCCTGGACAAGCTCTACGACACCTATTCCTTCCAGGTTTTGCCGGCGCTGGGCCAACTGGTGGCCGACGACCGCGAGGCTTACCGGTATCTGGCCGAAAGTATCCGCCGCTTCCCCGACCAGGACGAGTTCTCCTGGATGATCGGCGAGGCGGGACTGGAACGGGTCACCTACCGCAACCTCACGGGCGGAATCGCCGCCATCCATTCCGGCTGGCGGCTTTAG
- the ubiB gene encoding 2-polyprenylphenol 6-hydroxylase: protein MLRSARNLRRLLRIARILARHDALFLLERLEIAPALVLGARLISRRGAPGRPGQRLARALREAGPSFIKLGQALSTRSDLLGEEIAADLSELQDRLPPFPGAMARAAIVAEFGRPVEELFRSFDDEAVAAASIAQVHFAITADGREVAVKVLRPGIEEAFGADLDLFFWGAEMLEMARPEWRRLKPVESIRTLAETVAMEMDLRFEAAAAAELRDNFAGDPTFHVPAVDWPRTGKRVMTSERVAGIPMDDRAAVLKAGHDPEAVLAKAAAAFFYQVFRDGFFHGDLHPGNLFVRDDGSLVAVDFGIMGRIDGPTRRHLAEMLVSFLNRDYRRAAEVHFEAGWVPAHRSVDTFTQACRSIAEPILDKPQNEISMARLLGQLFQITEQFDMETQPQLLLLQKTMLVAEGTGRNLAPEANMWFLARPLIEDWMTQAMGPEARVREAAKGVAQGLDRLPRLLGDVESTLSMLGQGGLRLHPETLQALSGNRPNGSAALALWLAVTLLAAILAVLVG, encoded by the coding sequence CTGCTCCGCTCGGCGCGCAACCTCCGCCGCCTGTTGCGCATCGCGCGGATTCTCGCCCGCCACGACGCATTGTTTCTGCTCGAACGGCTGGAGATCGCCCCGGCCCTGGTCCTGGGCGCCCGGCTGATCTCGCGCCGGGGCGCCCCGGGCCGGCCCGGCCAGCGCCTGGCCCGCGCGCTACGCGAGGCGGGGCCCAGCTTCATCAAGCTGGGCCAGGCGCTTTCCACCCGCTCCGACCTGCTGGGCGAGGAAATCGCCGCCGACCTTTCCGAATTGCAGGACCGCCTGCCGCCATTTCCGGGGGCCATGGCGCGGGCCGCCATCGTGGCCGAATTCGGCCGGCCGGTGGAAGAACTCTTCCGGTCCTTCGACGACGAGGCGGTGGCCGCCGCTTCCATCGCCCAAGTGCATTTCGCCATCACCGCCGACGGACGCGAGGTGGCGGTCAAGGTGCTGCGGCCGGGGATCGAGGAGGCCTTCGGCGCCGACCTGGACCTGTTCTTCTGGGGCGCCGAGATGCTGGAGATGGCCCGTCCCGAGTGGCGGCGCCTTAAGCCCGTCGAGTCCATCCGCACCCTGGCCGAGACGGTGGCCATGGAAATGGACCTGCGCTTCGAGGCGGCGGCCGCCGCGGAACTGCGCGACAATTTCGCGGGCGATCCGACCTTTCACGTCCCGGCGGTAGACTGGCCGCGCACCGGCAAGCGGGTGATGACCTCCGAACGGGTGGCGGGCATCCCCATGGACGACCGGGCTGCCGTGCTGAAGGCCGGCCACGACCCGGAAGCGGTGCTGGCCAAGGCGGCGGCCGCCTTCTTCTACCAGGTCTTCCGCGACGGTTTCTTCCATGGCGACCTGCATCCGGGCAACCTGTTCGTGCGCGACGACGGCAGCCTGGTCGCGGTCGACTTCGGCATCATGGGCCGTATCGACGGACCGACCCGCCGACACTTGGCCGAGATGCTGGTCAGCTTTCTCAACCGCGACTACCGCCGCGCCGCCGAAGTCCATTTCGAGGCCGGCTGGGTGCCCGCCCATCGATCCGTGGACACCTTCACCCAGGCCTGCCGTTCGATTGCCGAGCCGATCCTGGACAAGCCCCAGAACGAAATCTCCATGGCCCGCCTGTTGGGCCAGTTGTTCCAGATCACCGAGCAGTTCGACATGGAAACCCAGCCCCAGTTGCTGTTGTTGCAGAAAACCATGCTGGTGGCTGAAGGCACCGGCCGCAACTTGGCGCCCGAAGCCAACATGTGGTTCCTCGCCCGGCCGCTGATCGAGGATTGGATGACCCAGGCCATGGGCCCCGAGGCCCGTGTGCGCGAAGCCGCCAAGGGCGTCGCCCAGGGACTGGACCGTCTGCCGCGCCTGCTGGGCGATGTGGAAAGCACGCTTTCCATGTTGGGACAAGGCGGCCTTCGGCTCCATCCGGAGACCCTTCAAGCCTTGTCCGGCAACCGTCCGAACGGAAGCGCCGCCCTGGCCCTCTGGCTCGCCGTCACCCTGTTGGCGGCGATCCTGGCCGTGTTGGTGGGCTAG
- the mutM gene encoding bifunctional DNA-formamidopyrimidine glycosylase/DNA-(apurinic or apyrimidinic site) lyase, with translation MPELPEVETVRLGLAPVLEGRVLARVEARRPDLRVPLPDGFAKRLTGRRVVRLGRRAKYLLAFLDDERVWLVHLGMSGRMVVTPSAAPLDKHDHVVVATDAGIEIRFRDPRRFGLMDLVEPGALEAHPLLAGLGPEPLDESFDGPVLKGRLAGSRSPLKTALLDQRRVAGLGNIYVCEALFRAGLSPLRDAASVTRRQADILAGAIRDVLAEAVAAGGTSLRDHRQADGELGYFQNELAVYGREGEPCPGCSCREGIRRIVQSGRSTFYCPKRQQ, from the coding sequence ATGCCCGAACTGCCCGAAGTGGAAACCGTCCGCCTTGGCCTCGCCCCCGTCCTGGAGGGCCGGGTGCTGGCGCGCGTCGAGGCCCGCCGGCCCGACCTGCGCGTCCCCCTGCCCGACGGCTTCGCCAAGCGTTTAACGGGACGCAGGGTGGTCCGCCTGGGGCGGCGGGCCAAGTATCTATTGGCCTTCCTGGACGACGAAAGAGTCTGGCTGGTGCATCTGGGCATGTCGGGACGCATGGTGGTCACACCGAGCGCGGCCCCGCTGGACAAGCACGACCACGTCGTGGTCGCCACCGATGCCGGCATCGAAATCCGCTTCCGCGATCCGCGCCGCTTCGGCCTGATGGACCTTGTCGAGCCGGGCGCCCTGGAAGCCCATCCCTTGCTGGCCGGCCTAGGCCCCGAGCCCTTGGACGAGTCCTTCGACGGCCCGGTCCTAAAAGGCCGGCTGGCCGGCAGCCGCTCGCCGCTGAAGACGGCCCTGCTCGACCAGCGGCGGGTCGCGGGGCTGGGCAACATCTACGTCTGCGAGGCCTTGTTCCGCGCCGGCCTGTCGCCTCTGCGCGATGCGGCGTCGGTCACGCGGAGGCAAGCCGATATCCTGGCCGGGGCCATCCGCGACGTGCTGGCCGAAGCGGTGGCGGCGGGCGGCACCTCCTTGCGCGACCACCGGCAGGCGGACGGGGAACTTGGTTACTTCCAGAACGAACTGGCGGTCTACGGCCGCGAGGGCGAACCCTGTCCCGGCTGCTCGTGCCGCGAAGGTATCCGGCGCATCGTCCAATCGGGGCGTTCGACTTTCTATTGTCCGAAGCGGCAGCAGTGA